A portion of the Lolium rigidum isolate FL_2022 chromosome 1, APGP_CSIRO_Lrig_0.1, whole genome shotgun sequence genome contains these proteins:
- the LOC124668174 gene encoding 40S ribosomal protein S20-like, translated as MATEAYAPPMKAGKEGFQGPQDPQHRIRITLSSKSVKNLEKVCADLVKGAKDKLLRVKGPVRMPTKVLNITTRKSPCGEGTNTWDRFEMRVHKRVIDLVSSPDVVKQITSITIEPGVEVEVTITDQ; from the exons ATGGCGACCGAGGCGTACGCGCCGCCGATGAAGGCCGGCAAGGAGGGGTTCCAGGGCCCGCAGGACCCGCAGCACAGGATCCGCATCACCCTCTCCTCCAAGAGCGTCAAGAACCTCGAGAAGG TCTGCGCCGATCTGGTGAAGGGAGCCAAGGACAAGCTGCTCAGGGTCAAGGGCCCCGTCAGGATGCCCACCAAGGTGCTCAACATCACCACCAGGAAGTCCCCCTGTGGAGAAG GTACCAACACCTGGGATCGGTTTGAGATGCGGGTGCACAAGAGGGTGATTGATCTCGTCAGCTCCCCAGATGTTGTCAAGCAGATCACCTCCATCACTATTGAGCCTGGTGTCGAGGTCGAAGTGACCATCACCGACCAGTAG
- the LOC124684991 gene encoding 3-phosphoshikimate 1-carboxyvinyltransferase 2-like, giving the protein MATMAPSNAAAAAAAVMSLDRAAAAPAAPAFSRRLRMPARPARGMRLRGRGGAVLATSVAAPAAPAGAEEVVLQPIREISGAVQLPGSKSLSNRILLLSALSEGTTVVDNLLNSEDVHYMLEALDALGLSVEADKVAKRAVVVGCGGRFPIEKDAKEEVKLFLGNAGTAMRSLTAAVVAAGGNATYVLDGVPRMRERPIGDLVVGLKQLGANVDCFLGTDCPPVRINGIGGLPGGKVKLSGSISSQYLSSLLMAAPLALGDVEIEIIDKLISVPYVEMTLRLMERFGVTAEHSDSWDRFYIKGGQKYKSPGNAYVEGDASSASYFLAGAAITGGTVTVQGCGTTSLQGDVKFAEVLEMMGAKVTWTDTSVTVTGPPRQPFGRKHLKAVDVNMNKMPDVAMTLAVVALFADGPTAIRDVASWRVKETERMVAIRTELTKLGATVEEGPDYCIITPPEKLNVTAIDTYDDHRMAMAFSLAACAEVPVTIRDPGCTRKTFPNYFDVLSTFVKN; this is encoded by the exons ATGGCGACCATGGCGCCGTccaacgcggcggcggcggcggcggcagtgatGTCGCTCGACCGcgcggccgccgccccggccgccccgGCCTTCTCGCGCCGCCTCCGGATGCCGGCGCGCCCGGCACGCGGGATGCGCCTTCGGGGCCGCGGCGGGGCGGTGCTCGCGACGTCCGTGGCCGCGCCCGCGGCGCCGGCCGGCGCGGAGGAGGTCGTGCTGCAGCCCATCCGGGAGATCTCCGGCGCCGTGCAGCTGCCCGGCTCCAAGTCGCTCTCCAACCGGATCCTACTCCTCTCCGCCCTGTCCGAG GGAACAACGGTTGTGGATAACCTGTTGAACAGCGAGGACGTCCACTACATGCTCGAGGCCCTGGACGCGCTCGGGCTCTCCGTGGAAGCAGACAAAGTTGCAAAAAGAGCTGTAGTCGTCGGCTGCGGCGGCAGGTTCCCCATTGAAAAGGATGCCAAGGAGGAAGTAAAGCTCTTCTTGGGGAACGCTGGAACTGCGATGCGGTCATTGACGGCGGCTGTAGTAGCTGCTGGTGGAAATGCGAC TTATGTTCTTGATGGAGTACCAAGAATGAGGGAGCGACCTATCGGTGACTTAGTTGTCGGTTTGAAACAACTAGGTGCCAATGTTGATTGTTTCCTCGGCACTGACTGCCCACCTGTTCGTATCAATGGCATTGGAGGGCTACCTGGTGGCAAG GTTAAGCTGTCTGGTTCCATCAGCAGCCAGTACTTGAGTTCCTTGCTGATGGCTGCTCCTTTGGCTCTTGGGGATGTCGAGATTGAAATCATTGATAAACTAATCTCTGTTCCTTATGTTGAAATGACATTGAGATTGATGGAGCGTTTTGGCGTGACGGCAGAGCATTCTGATAGCTGGGACAGATTCTACATTAAAGGAGGACAGAAGTACaa GTCCCCTGGAAATGCCTATGTCGAAGGTGATGCCTCGAGTGCGAGCTATTTCTTGGCTGGTGCTGCAATCACTGGAGGAACTGTGACTGTCCAAGGTTGCGGCACCACCAGTTTGCAG GGTGATGTGAAATTTGCTGAGGTACTAGAAATGATGGGAGCGAAGGTTACATGGACAGACACTAGTGTAACTGTTACTGGTCCACCGCGTCAGCCCTTTGGAAGGAAACACCTAAAAGCTGTTGATGTTAACATGAACAAAATGCCTGATGTTGCCATGACTCTAGCTGTTGTTGCCCTTTTTGCCGATGGTCCAACTGctatcagagatg TTGCCTCCTGGAGAGTGAAGGAAACCGAGAGAATGGTGGCAATCCGGACGGAACTAACAAAG CTGGGAGCAACGGTAGAGGAAGGCCCGGACTACTGCATTATCACACCACCAGAGAAGCTGAACGTCACAGCGATCGACACCTACGATGACCACCGGATGGCGATGGCCTTCTCCCTCGCTGCCTGCGCTGAGGTGCCTGTCACGATCAGGGACCCTGGGTGCACCCGCAAGACCTTCCCCAACTACTTTGACGTGCTAAGCACCTTCGTGAAGAACTAG